Proteins encoded by one window of Cannabis sativa cultivar Pink pepper isolate KNU-18-1 chromosome 4, ASM2916894v1, whole genome shotgun sequence:
- the LOC115715323 gene encoding probable DNA primase large subunit, which yields MQTVRTQRKPLVNDVLSPLPLYRSAPALEVRLEDFELFAMDRLRVLKGISDGLSRGKRAEEMVKLEKDPWTKNMRQPHPSEDLNKDIISHFVLRLVYCRTEDLRKWFLSMETALFRYRFGQGTPEVQRALMAEFGLSYKAVSNSEFESVKDKLVQVARSIGQKDVPTAGAIFYKVPFEEVPELVASRRVFILKGHAYIAANQVVSLVATQFRSHLSKALILTNRKWTSTIREQENDRLSPIVEALSTSYLGPDYSQPKGFSEISVKDIEALAKSSFPLCMRHLFDKLKEDHHLKHGGRMQLGLFLKGVGLKLDDALSFWKTEFSQKVGAERFDKEYAYGIRHNYGREGKRTDYTPYSCQKIISSTPSVGDHHGCPYRHFSEENLRAALSKMGVNSRAMEDVMDKVQNRHYQLACTLTFEAVHGASCDSGINHPNQYFSDSQKILQAKNHSNAA from the exons ATGCAGACCGTTCGAACTCAACGGAAACCCTTGGTCAACGATGTCCTTTCTCCTCTCCCTCTCTACCGTTCGGCTCCCGCGCTTGAAGTCAGGCTCGAAGATTTTGAGCTTTTCGCCATGGATCGCCTCCGAG TGCTTAAAGGAATTTCTGATGGATTGTCTAGAGGAAAGAGAGCAGAAGAAATGGTGAAATTG GAAAAAGATCCGTGGACGAAAAATATGAGGCAGCCACATCCATCTGAAGATCTGAACAAGGATATTATATCCCACTTTGTTCTCCGTCTTGTGTATTGCAGAAC TGAGGACTTGAGAAAATGGTTTCTTTCTATGGAGACTGCTCTATTTCGTTACCGTTTTGGCCAGGGAACTCCTGAAGTTCAG AGGGCTCTTATGGCTGAATTTGGCCTTTCATACAAGGCAGTTAGTAATTCAGAATTTGAG AGTGTAAAAGATAAGTTGGTCCAAGTTGCACGTTCCATAGGTCAGAAGGATGTACCAACAG CTGGTGCGATATTCTACAAG GTACCTTTTGAAGAAGTTCCAGAACTTGTCGCTAGTCGAAGAGTGTTCATCCTCAAGGGGCATGCTTATATAGCTGCCAATCAG GTGGTTTCCCTTGTTGCCACACAATTTCGTAGTCATTTATCTAAGGCACTCATTTTGACAAACAG AAAATGGACATCTACAATAAGAGAACAAGAGAATGATCGCTTATCACCT ATTGTGGAAGCGCTAAGCACAAGTTACTTAGGTCCTGACTATTCTCAG CCAAAAGGGTTTAGTGAGATTTCAGTAAAAGACATTGAGGCGTTGGCGAAGAGTTCATTTCCTTTGTGTATGAGGCATCTATTTGACAAG CTGAAGGAGGATCATCATCTAAAGCATGGAGGAAGGATGCAATTAGGCCTCTTTCTCAAG GGTGTTGGCTTGAAGCTAGATGATGCACTTTCGTTTTGGAAAACTGAGTTCTCTCAAAAG GTTGGTGCAGAGAGGTTTGACAAAGAATATGCATATGGCATACGCCATAATTATGGAAGAGAAGGGAAAAGGACG GACTATACACCTTATTCTTGTCAAAAAATCATCTCATCAACTCCAAGTGTAGGAGATCATCATGGTTGCCCTTATCGACATTTCAG TGAGGAGAATCTTAGAGCTGCTCTTAGTAAAATGGGAGTAAACAGCAGGGCTATGGAAGATGTAATGGACAAAGTGCAAAATAGACACTATCAG TTGGCATGCACCTTAACGTTTGAAGCTGTTCATGGTGCATCATGTGATTCCGGGATTAACCATCCGAATCAATACTTTAGTGACAGCCAAAAGATCCTGCAAGCAAAG AACCATTCGAATGCTGCCTAA
- the LOC115714515 gene encoding uncharacterized protein LOC115714515, whose product MALSLGKLTILVGAGIVGSVLAKEGGVSDLISGAFKIAWRQLKQDDSSTPVKKPRNDLLLAQVNSLRQELQILASNRSVTIINASRNGGKKYGVIIIVAVAGCGYIWWKGGGGLSGLMVATRRSLSDACSSVEKKLENVYSSVSATKRKLSSQIDGLDRGLEECLETSSRTKEEVSGLRGRTNTIGEDVKSVHNAVRAMETKINSIEWKQNLTNEGVRRLCDVAQSIEHARTTEVKTISSSSARPALEAPPISPTRTESLPPLLMSDPMSSPGSSGSDQDVGGISEAVESSNDRGVINGIGAVEDMNAGASSGGRFRLRMPAISASFLTRTRSATSGLLQQTRSSAI is encoded by the exons ATGGCTCTCTCCCTTGGGAAGCTCACCATTCTGGTTGGTGCAG GTATCGTTGGGTCAGTTCTTGCAAAAGAGGGAGGGGTATCGGATTTAATATCTGGTGCTTTCAAG ATTGCTTGGAGGCAACTTAAACAGGATGATTCTAGCACACCAGTAAAAAAGCCTCGCAATGACTTGCTGTTGGCTCAG GTCAACAGCTTAAGGCAGGAGCTCCAAATCTTGGCTTCCAACAGATCAGTCACAATTATAAATGCAAGTCGAAATG GTGGCAAAAAGTATGGTGTAATTATTATTGTAGCTGTGGCAGGATGTGGCTATATTTGGTGGAAG GGAGGAGGGGGATTATCTGGTTTGATGGTTGCAACACGGCGTAGCTTATCCGATGCTTGCTCATCTGTTGAGAAAAAGCTTGAGAATGTTTACTCGTCAGTTTCG GCTACTAAACGAAAGTTATCTTCCCAAATAGATGGCCTAGATCGTGGTTTGGAGGAGTGTCTTGAAACTTCTAGTAGGACAAAAGAGGAG GTTTCTGGACTACGGGGAAGAACGAATACAATTGGTGAGGATGTTAAATCTGTTCATAATGCAGTCCGAGCTATG GAAACTAAAATCAATAGCATAGAATGGAAGCAG AATCTTACTAATGAAGGAGTTAGAAGGTTGTGTGATGTTGCCCAGAGTATTGAACATGCCAGAACCACTGAAGTTAAG ACAATATCATCCAGCTCCGCAAGGCCAGCACTTGAGGCACCGCCAATATCTCCGACAAGG ACTGAGTCTTTGCCGCCTCTTTTGATGTCCGATCCAATGTCTTCTCCTGGTTCCAGTGGTTCAGACCAG GATGTTGGTGGAATTTCAGAAGCTGTCGAGTCATCAAACGACCGTGGGGTTATCAATGGGATTGGTGCTGTAGAAGACATGAATGCCGGAGCTTCTAGTGGTGGGCGGTTTAGGCTGAGAATGCCAGCCATAAGTGCCTCATTTTTAACAAGGACCCGTAGTGCAACAAGTGGCTTGCTACAACAAACGCGTTCATCAGCAATTTGA